The Mytilus galloprovincialis chromosome 11, xbMytGall1.hap1.1, whole genome shotgun sequence genome contains the following window.
ATAATTTCAAATCTCGGTTTTATTTCCgaaattagttttaaaaaaaattttgaacatactttgaacgacaaaattattttatattgacGTTAACATTCTGACGCCAAACACTCGACTCTTAGCAATGCATAtggttgttttatattttatagatgctttttgtgcgtctttgtgatatatttgtttattttttttctaattgagattgtgtcacagtgatgactgctgtacccttgttttgacaattttacctgttatgtttgttttgataacgcatagttgtcaatataatgaaaaatgactgtcatacaaatgagaggttaaacgctatataaccaggttaaatccaccattttctacagttgaaaatgccggtaccaagtcaggaatatgacagtttttgtctatttgtttgatgcgttctgtcatttgattttgccatttgataagggactttccgtttcgaatttttctcggagttcagtatttttgtaatttttcttttttccttagGATACCATATAATAATTCATTATGATTAATActcactgtacatgtacattatatgaACACATTGTTGACGTCCAACTGCGTCATTCTGATGCAATATATTATTCGTTTCTGAAATGAATTTTACGTACAGTCTACTTCAAAGGCtgtgatttattttctttttgtattgtcGAATGGTTTGCCTAGAGAAACAACATTTCAATAGCGATGTGAATGTGTTGCATCGAttcataagggagctaccatttgattaggggggggggggggggggggctaggaagaaacattttgtcctgcatttttttagctgtaatctctgtcctgcctttttatttttcactctgttcggtcctgccttttttctttagtttatcctgacttttttttacctaaattgtcatcctgcctttttttttgcaagtgtctcatcctgccttttttttttaactcaaaactcctgtcctgcctatctttttcaaattttatcctacccccccccccccccccccataaaaatcaaatggtagctccctaatgtaTGTGTGCTTGACATACACAAATATAACTACTCAAAATGATTttcatatacaattaaaaacTTATTATATCAAAACTATTGCATTCATCGCACGGATAATACATATGACGACGTAAaggttaacatatttttttaaagaagaatttAAAATAGAATGATGAAATTTCATCCAGATAAAAAACATTGTATATAGAATGTACACAATTTTATGAAGTTaatcaatatatagttatatTTGCGGCTTATATTTGAAACTGTTGctattaggattttttttatagaaaatatcagTAGGTGCGTgtatatgtaaataaaggcagcagtagtataccgctgttcaaaactcataactcCATGGACAAAAAACCGAATCGgggtacaaactaaaactgagtgaaacgcattaaatatagaacaacgacacaacattaaaatgtaacacatacagaaacggactaagcattatacaaaattctatgagaataacaaatataacataaaaatcaaatacatgaatttgggatagataagtaccgtgacacgtcttatagtaaagtaaattcacactcaaaaataagagaaaacaaacgacacaacggaaacacaacgttaaaatgtaacacacacagaaacgaactataatataacaatgaccatattcctgacttggtacagaaaaaagtaaaatcacaaaaatactgaactaagaggaaaatcatttcggaaagtccataatcacatggcaaaatcaaataacaaaacgcatcaaaaacgaatggacaagaacagGACATTTTTAATGGAAagatggttggttgaacctggttttgtggcataccaaacctccctcttttatggccatgtgaaatataaaattaaaatgacaacacaacattacaggactacaatataaataaagagaagaacataattgacaaagaaacatacgaataatagctaacaaaggcaacaagtttaaaattttaatacgtcaGAATAGCATTTTCTCCACACATAGTTTTCATTCTTAATCGGGTTAGTAAATTACCAAAATGAATCGCCACGTATTCGACTGAAAGGAGGACAAATTAtctgtaaaaataattttgttaacgGCAAATCATAATGGGTCATGTTAAATGTGCAATAAAGAAACAACTCAGCATTTTGCAAAAATGTTTAGTGTTGATATATTATTGAAtcgctaaaaaagaaaaatttaagcTCCTTCAATTAACCTatgattgttttaatttgaaatatgtgcCTTGTGGTTGTTTCTTGAGATATTTACATAGCCCAATGGCTGCTTTATAAGTTGCTTAGGTTGTAatttataaagtttaattttaattatagAATGGAGTATCGCTTCTTCGTGTTGCCAAGGACAAAGCAATcattgaaattttaattgagaaagGGATAAATGTTAACAGCTTAGATGTTAATGTGAGTAAATGGTATCGTATCTAAACATTATTGTATGATTAAATAATCATAATTAGAAGTATTCTCCTCtttttattaaacatattaaGACATATATAAGTGTGCTACAGTGTGTATGTGTCTGTGTGTGGATATTATACCGTGTTATCATGGGAGTTTTCTACTTATAGTGAAAAAAGGTCATCAAAATACTTTGTCATTGAATTATGGTGTTATGGAGGTGCAGATATTATGTAACTTACGATCGCTTTGAATTCGATTCTGAGCTTTGCTGCAAtgagaaatatttattgaatGACTGTCTCAGAGATGCATTTACCAAACCAAATAAAAGTTACCTACATATTTACATATCTTCATGTCCCAATTGACCAGGAGCTTGTTATTAATTGTTTACTGTCTGATTTTGCTGTTTAAAGCGGTTTTTTTAGTCTTATCTGTATTTTCTTGCTTAAATCTATTACAAATTTTGTTGGGACTGTTTGATACTTACTGTACAGCATGTATATGAAGATCTCATAGAAGTTTCCAACCATGAAATAAAACGTTTTTTAAGTTGTGATGAATTATTGTTTTAAGCCTAGTTCTCATATACGCTAAAGTGTACCAGTGGCGTTGACCACAAGAAAATCGTGAAAAACGTAAACCAAATTTTGCTCCTAAAAGAGTTCATATGCACTTCAAGCCAGACGCAATTTACATGACAGACGGTCAAATCAACAGAACGGGTATTCAAAGTTTTAAACTTACCTGTAAAATTGAACATACCAATCTTAccttgtaaaatatatatcagggctatgtggttttttttgtatACTGGACATAATTCAATACATCGAAAAAAACAACGTTTCTTAGaaaatataactattttaaacgaaaataataacctataaaacaaaaatatttggttCATAATCAAACTAAACAGACCgacaaataaataacaattataatgATGCTCAAAATCTCTGCTACAAATAAGGTTTATGAGCCAGAAAAAAAATTACGTGTTTGCAATACTGACTTCTGGAAGCTTCCGTCTCATTTGATTAAAAATAGAAACGTAAGCAGTGACTAAAAAATAGTTTTAGCTGTCAATGTTACTTGTATATCTGTATcacaaatcatttacaaaaaaggtaaaaaaataaataaacgagAACACCGAATGCTaatctcatttaaaaaaatggactgtccataaaactgacaaaaataaaataaattagaataaaaaaaaaccgaaacaATCATGTCATCAATAATGACAATACAAAAGAATGATAATAAgaacaacaataataataatacctATACTCATACTAGTGATAgtattaataatgataataataataataataacatagggttattgcatgaattttCCCAaaaattcatgcaataacccttctattgtatagcaatatagtACTTGAaggtaaaaattggtttaaagtaagattttgtcgttgatgacgtcatgactTTTTGAAGATTGATTGCACAAGTGCAATATTATAacttattgcacgctaactttagTTACTTcttgtgggaaatattatattgctatgcaataataataatattaataataataaaaataaaaataataataataataataataataataataataataataataataaaacttaCTTATACTCTAAAGGGATCGACTCACCTTCACAATGCAATAAACGATGGAAATGATGAACTTACACATGTTTTGATCAAACACAAAGCTAATGTGAATGCCGAGAACAAGGCAAGTACTTATTTAACATAGTTAAGAAAACAAGAACACTTCAGAAGCTACATGAAAATTCAACGACGCATGACCAAACTTCCAAATAGAAAAGcacataaatataaacaagaatatACTTTGAACCCCACATATTCTATTGGTGACTTTGAGTTATTTATATCCTGCCAATAACATCGACACGATACTTAAGGATTAAATCGGTACACAATTTCTTGCTATTatgtaaatttgtttgttttttagcaAGGTCAAACACCGCTACATATAGTAAATACAGCAGAAATTGCAAAAATTTTAATTCAGAACGGCTCCAATATGAACAGCTTAGATTTCAGTGTGAGTATATACAAACATTTGATAGTTGTTTGGTTGTATATATGATGTCGCGTGAATTTCGTTTGATAAATTGTTGCTAATTGAAATGTTGCGTGACATCATTGCCTTACATTGTAAAGAATCAGGTCCTGTCCTAGATATTTAAGGAATTACTGTAATATTGTTCTGTCTAAAAAGAAattacatacaaaatgtggtgtACACTGAAAAACccgtgtgcaccacattttttatgtttttttaaataggcAGAAACAACATtaaagtcatttcttataatttaatacttcaatccattttaaaccggagtaaattatgaaaaaacgTTGGCTACATCACGATCATGTGACAAAATAATGTCTATGCGctgataaaaaaatcaactttagccaatcagaagacacgttacatccaaaattaaattaaagaaaagtattagGCAGTGGGATGAAACGTCAAATGTACAAATTCCCAATAATAGAAGAAACAAGATTATGAGAGCGTATTCAGACAATACCGAccaccaataaaacaataaaaacaatccaGCGATCACGAAAATGTCGAATATCATCAACTACAGTTCACTACTTACAATGTAAAGTAGACATAACTGTATTTATTCGTGGATGTTTTAAGTGCCTGTCGTACATCTACCATCATTCAAAAGTTGTGTTGAGTACTACTGTTGACACATACATCAAGTCTGGTACAACTTAATGGAAAGAATAACACGAATAAAACAAGTAACATAAATGTGACACCTGTTCAGAAGAAAATGCAATCTGTCAGTTGTAGAGTCAATTATGTTGTTCATCGGTTTggtatttttgaaagaaaatttgtGTTTAATGTCATGCATATTTATAAGATAATTTTACTATCCCTGCCAAATCATATTTGGTGGTGTCAGTCACGATTTCGTGATATTTTACATCTctaatatacctatatggaggtGTTTTTTTTCGGAACGATTGATATTTCGTTTgtagaatcaacccggacgataccaagTTTAAATGAAATATGCTTCAAGGCTTAGCACATCGACCTGTGTAAGGTTTTCATTTTCCAGTGGTGAAAGATACAAACTATTGTTTACTTAAACATTTAATGTGTTTGTTAGTCTTCTCGTGTTGTTAACTCTATTAAACCAAgtgttccaagtggtgaagtcaTCCCTTCTGAAGTTTTACGGGCGCCATCGCCAATTAGCTGACTGTTTCGGaatataaatgtcaaaatatgtattatttgtaataacatgaggaACACGACGGTTCAAACCTGTAggtcaggatctgcttacccttctggagtattttggtggggttcgtgttgctatgCTTTAAGTTTCCTACGTTTTTGATACTAATGTTTGTCTATTGgcctttctcaattttagtcctaccgttgtccgtttattttcgacatgtaagttttaatgtccctctggtgttTTTCGCCCTTCTTTGGTTGCGAATAAtggttaaacattttaattttccatCTTTGATAGGTAAAAGACACCAACTATCCTCTCGTCCGTTTAgttgtaataccaccaaatcatgatacgtcacatccggttgtatacgaaaataggtcgaaaaaaatattcccttgagtttgacagttgtaggtaattaatcctacattttattgcagtaaaacattaaataaagggagtaatttgattggttaatttccAGTGATAGTTCTttttattaaatgcaatgaaatgttatgtgaaatttttctatagtactggacaggacaaaactttactcatgccaagtatttcattatttgaaacaaagataaattctgcacatttttttgaaaagtgcaatttaacaaagactaataggggaaagtCAATGGTGGTATTAAACCTTAATAAGACTGAATACCAAAGAAAGTGTCAAAGACGAGCAtgttaaagatataaacaaataatGAATTTAATAATACAAATTTAGTCTTAACACTTTACAACTGGCTTAGGGCGTATCAATACATGAAAGCATCAGAAAAGTGTTGTCAGTAAAAAGGATGTAATCCTGGACATTTTTGCATAAAACACCACTTGTCAAGACTGTCCGACTCCTGAAACCACTCAGCGTTTTATACGACAAGAAACgtattaaaatatgtattatatatctTGTTAAGTAGAAGGACACGTTCATTTATCCGTAAAAAGCAATTCGCTTTACAAAATGGGGATGAAACATGTATTGTTCACATAAAAAGAAGAATTCAAGAAATGTTAGAATATTATTGTTTGCAATAATTTTATCCTGTTGCAAATGTGGTTGCTTTATGCCATTTGGAGATACCTGAAATTCTGTGGCACCAAATGACTGACATTTGCTGTATCTAAATGTTACTTGTAAGACATGAGACTTTCGATTACCTTGTGCGATGAATTATTATAGATATTAAATTATAACGACATAAGTAAAATACTATGTGTCTGCTTATCAATTTAAAGGGATGGACTCCCCTTCACAGTGCATCAAGAAATGGAAAAGCTGAAGTCATTAATGAGTTAATCAGGAACAAAGCCAACGTGAATGTAGAGAACCAGGCAAGTAATTGATAATATTGAGAATGCAGTGACACCAAAAGTTAGTATatgaataaattacataaaaaaggCTGAACATTAAAATTTGTAGGACAACCATCAAAGTAATATGAAAAAAGTAACACAAAATTAGGAGTAATCAATGTATGTACTGCTTGTGCATCGTTGACATATCTTATTGATCTGGCAATTCTGTATGCACATAGTACACAATctccatattcttttttttttggattagCAACAGTATTGCACATGCTGTTAACAATTACTCCTCTGACACAGCTAGCTCAGTAAAGGTCCCTGTTGTATTAGTACCAGAGGTTCATGGATTCATTAGGCAGATAAACTGCATATTGTTTGTCTTTTACCGAATATTAATATAACATCAGTAGATAGATAATgctattatattataataaagtaTTTATATAATTTGACGCTATTTTCGGAATTTCATAGTACATCCGAGATAGTCGATAATTTACAACCTTTAACCAGTTTCCACGTGTTTCCggataacgtttttttttttaaatcaatattgaaataatagCTTTTTCTACATCATTATACAGGTAAGACAATTATAATTTGAAAGATTCATAGTCATTCGGTAATCAAAATCAATTGTGCTGTGTTTTTGTAATGGATATGCATCGTACCAGATTATATAACTATTGCAGTGTCAAAAAAtagataataaattaattaatacaCAAAGATAACATTGCTAACCATGCTAACAATTCATACAATTCAAATACACCTACATATATTTTTCCTAATATCCCTTTTATTTCTTATCTAACTTTTTGTTTTGTAGAATGAGCCTTTATAAGCTcagttttaaaaacataaaatacttTAATGTTTTTTGTTCTAAGCTCTGACAGATAGTGTGTTTTGTGAATTGAAAAAATAATCactgttagaaaaaaaaatatcatagtaTACTTCATCATCTTCATCACTTAGTTTGCAATCCGAGATTTATTTTAGTGTTAAAATGTGTTTTCCAAGTTTATTTTTTCTAACAGTTTTAATATTTCTTTCCAAAATTGATCAAGAAATGGCATGTAATAAAAAAGTGTTCATTATCTTCGGTAATATTACAGTGATCATAGTCTGAGTTTTGGCATTTTGTCtattgttttaataaaactttgtttgaaagAATAAAATGTAAGAGTTTCTCTCTGAacgtttttaatttattttctttcaaataatcaTTAACACATTACACATATGATGTGCTGTGTGCACAAGGGTGTCTAATCCATTAAAGAACCCAGAGGCCGTGGATGATTTACAAGTTCGTttggatagattcgttcaacataatAACCATTTTTCTAATTAttaagtgagagaacatcattttAAGTGGAATGGGAGGTAATACATACTGTTAACTTCCTTGATTCTTCCGGACGCAGTTCTGGTATGAAGGCAGCCTCATATTAATAAAAGATAACATTTGTCATTGAAATCCCCTGGTctattttaaaactaataaacAGCGATGAACATACATTGAATAGTTGTAATgatatttattaataattataGGTGGACTTAACAAAttagattaaaaacaaatttgaga
Protein-coding sequences here:
- the LOC143050869 gene encoding uncharacterized protein LOC143050869, producing MDDWNEKLFWAVKLGKVTHVKNLIAEGASVHYKKSYFNGVSLLRVAKDKAIIEILIEKGINVNSLDVNGSTHLHNAINDGNDELTHVLIKHKANVNAENKASTYLT